In the genome of Spirochaetae bacterium HGW-Spirochaetae-1, one region contains:
- a CDS encoding cobalt ABC transporter ATP-binding protein, which translates to MSHHIVEAKDMHYSYPDGTKALNGVSFRITHGESVAIVGANGAGKSTLLMHFNGFIMPSRGSLRVGDYPLNTETIHAIRRTVGMVFQDSDDQLFMPTVFDDVAFGPLNLGLPRQEVDQRVRETLEIVGALHLIDRPTHRLSGGEKRAIAIATVLSMHPDILVMDEPTSNLDPLHRRRLIGLLKSFRHTKIIATHDLDMALDVCERTIIMNNGEIIADGDTKECFKDRALLARSGLEQPLGMQGCPVCGKSQL; encoded by the coding sequence ATGAGCCATCATATTGTTGAAGCGAAAGATATGCACTACTCGTATCCCGATGGGACAAAGGCCCTCAATGGCGTATCTTTCCGGATTACACACGGTGAATCCGTGGCCATAGTGGGCGCCAACGGCGCAGGTAAATCGACGCTTCTCATGCATTTCAACGGATTTATCATGCCGTCGCGGGGAAGCCTGCGTGTCGGCGATTATCCCCTGAATACGGAAACGATTCACGCCATCAGGCGAACGGTCGGTATGGTCTTTCAGGACTCCGATGATCAGCTCTTCATGCCCACGGTCTTCGATGATGTGGCCTTTGGCCCGTTGAACCTCGGACTGCCCCGCCAGGAAGTCGATCAGCGCGTCAGGGAAACCCTGGAAATCGTCGGGGCATTACACCTTATTGACCGGCCCACACACCGGCTCTCGGGCGGTGAAAAACGCGCCATCGCCATTGCCACGGTTCTGTCCATGCACCCCGACATTCTCGTTATGGACGAGCCCACGTCCAACCTTGACCCCCTGCACCGCCGCCGTCTCATCGGGCTTTTAAAAAGTTTCAGGCACACTAAAATAATCGCCACGCATGATCTCGACATGGCCCTCGATGTATGTGAACGAACCATCATCATGAACAACGGTGAGATTATCGCCGATGGCGATACCAAGGAATGTTTTAAAGACAGGGCACTTCTCGCCCGGAGCGGCCTGGAACAGCCTCTTGGCATGCAGGGGTGTCCCGTCTGCGGAAAATCACAGCTTTGA
- the cbiQ gene encoding cobalt ECF transporter T component CbiQ: protein MSRIETSLFSLGYMDILARRDSPVHRLESRAKLITTMFFIITVVSFGKYELSMLAPFFIYPVYLVSAGDLPVRWLMKKVLYVAPFALMIALFNPVLDRSIMVHLGGVGFSGGWISFFSIMMRFCLTVSAALAMIACTGFRSVCLAMDRLGMPRMFAVQLLFLYRYLFVLAEEALRMSRARTLRSFGERSSMKSYAGLVGSILLRTINRAQRIHLAMTCRGFDGRIHIMRQERFGMKDLVFIVFWCSLFMVLRSFDIPQALGVLVTGALT from the coding sequence ATTTCACGGATTGAAACATCTCTTTTTTCCCTGGGATACATGGATATCCTGGCACGCCGGGACAGCCCCGTGCATCGTCTCGAGTCGCGAGCCAAATTAATTACGACGATGTTTTTCATCATAACCGTTGTCTCCTTCGGGAAATATGAGCTGTCCATGCTGGCGCCTTTTTTCATCTATCCCGTCTACCTCGTAAGTGCCGGGGATCTGCCGGTCCGCTGGCTCATGAAAAAGGTACTGTATGTGGCACCTTTCGCACTCATGATCGCTCTCTTCAATCCTGTTCTTGACCGGAGTATCATGGTGCACCTGGGCGGTGTGGGATTCTCGGGAGGATGGATTTCTTTTTTTTCCATCATGATGCGGTTCTGTCTTACGGTGAGTGCCGCCCTGGCCATGATAGCCTGCACCGGTTTCCGGAGCGTCTGCCTGGCCATGGACAGGCTTGGGATGCCGCGCATGTTTGCCGTGCAGCTCCTGTTTCTCTACCGTTATCTGTTCGTTCTCGCCGAAGAAGCGCTGCGTATGTCCCGGGCGCGGACTCTCCGGTCTTTTGGGGAACGTAGCAGTATGAAAAGTTATGCCGGTCTCGTGGGCAGTATTCTCCTGCGGACGATAAACCGGGCTCAGAGGATACACCTGGCCATGACCTGCCGCGGATTCGACGGCCGGATACACATTATGCGGCAGGAACGGTTTGGCATGAAGGACCTTGTGTTCATAGTATTCTGGTGCAGTCTTTTTATGGTATTGAGGTCCTTTGATATTCCACAGGCACTGGGAGTGCTGGTGACCGGAGCATTGACATGA
- a CDS encoding cobalamin biosynthesis protein CbiM, producing MHMADALISPAVGGTMLATSAGLIGYSSYKLKKEMDDTKMSLMGVMGAFIFAAQMLNFSIPATGSSGHIGGGLLLAVILGPWAAFLTLASVLIIQALFFADGGLLALGCNIFNLGFFTCFLAYPLIYKPIAGKTLTKTRLFIAAIIAAIIGLQAGAFAVVFETVISGISELPFGTFVLLMQPIHLGIGIVEGLATAAVIFFIYNARPEIIEGNLSGSAAPSSIKKVVIGLAVAALVMGGVVSWFASSHPDGLEWSMARTSGSEELKGPEKGAHALFGNIQQKLAFLPDYNFKAGSDDKPVENAEGTEPWPAVSSGTSVSGLVGGLLTLMLVAALGFLVKMVKKRKEIE from the coding sequence ATGCATATGGCAGATGCTTTAATTTCTCCCGCAGTGGGGGGCACCATGCTTGCCACAAGCGCGGGACTCATCGGTTATTCTTCATATAAATTAAAAAAAGAAATGGATGATACGAAAATGTCGCTCATGGGCGTTATGGGCGCCTTCATATTCGCTGCTCAAATGTTAAACTTTTCCATTCCGGCTACGGGATCGAGCGGACATATAGGCGGAGGATTGCTTCTGGCGGTTATTCTTGGGCCCTGGGCGGCCTTTCTTACCCTGGCATCGGTGCTTATCATCCAGGCGCTTTTTTTTGCCGACGGGGGTCTCCTGGCTCTGGGATGTAATATTTTTAACCTGGGATTTTTCACCTGTTTTCTGGCCTATCCGCTTATTTATAAACCGATCGCGGGTAAAACTTTGACAAAAACGAGGCTGTTTATAGCGGCAATAATCGCTGCGATTATCGGTCTGCAGGCCGGGGCCTTTGCCGTGGTTTTTGAAACGGTCATATCGGGAATATCGGAACTTCCCTTTGGAACCTTTGTTCTTCTCATGCAGCCGATTCACCTCGGTATCGGTATTGTCGAAGGGCTGGCCACGGCCGCGGTGATATTTTTCATCTATAACGCACGGCCCGAGATAATAGAAGGAAATCTCTCGGGCTCCGCGGCGCCATCATCGATAAAAAAGGTCGTGATTGGCCTGGCCGTGGCCGCGCTGGTCATGGGCGGTGTCGTCAGCTGGTTCGCTTCATCGCATCCTGATGGTCTTGAATGGTCCATGGCCAGGACATCGGGTTCCGAAGAGCTGAAGGGCCCTGAAAAAGGAGCACATGCCCTGTTTGGAAATATCCAGCAGAAGCTGGCCTTTCTTCCCGACTATAACTTCAAAGCGGGGAGCGATGATAAACCCGTTGAAAATGCCGAAGGGACAGAGCCTTGGCCTGCCGTGAGTTCCGGTACATCGGTTTCGGGACTCGTGGGCGGATTGCTTACGCTCATGCTGGTTGCCGCCCTTGGATTCCTGGTAAAAATGGTAAAAAAAAGAAAAGAAATTGAATGA
- a CDS encoding transporter, producing the protein MRSFMMKFSFSFIFILLFSLGAFAAHPLITDDTGVQGKGKFEVEVNGEWGREKNPDVVNSGEVAVAISCGLADRLDLGIGVPFVMENAQGSDTVHGVSDVGLELKWNFYEVEMFSFALKPGMSLPSGDESRGFGTGKIGYSTFFITTMTWESLAMHFNAGYARNENKADELENIWHFSLAAEYSIMDSFRLVVNSGAERNADRGDDTPPAFVLAGIIWSPAEWIDLDLGYKVGMTDPETDHSIMMGVTARW; encoded by the coding sequence ATGCGGAGTTTTATGATGAAATTTTCTTTTTCCTTTATTTTTATTCTTTTGTTTTCCCTGGGTGCTTTTGCCGCTCATCCCCTCATAACCGATGATACGGGTGTCCAGGGGAAGGGAAAATTCGAGGTGGAAGTGAATGGTGAATGGGGGCGGGAGAAAAATCCCGATGTGGTCAACTCGGGAGAAGTGGCCGTGGCGATTTCGTGCGGTCTCGCCGACAGGCTTGATCTGGGGATCGGTGTTCCCTTTGTCATGGAAAATGCACAGGGCAGTGATACTGTCCATGGTGTTTCCGATGTGGGTCTTGAGCTGAAATGGAATTTTTACGAGGTGGAAATGTTCAGCTTTGCACTGAAGCCGGGAATGTCACTGCCTTCTGGCGATGAATCCCGGGGATTCGGTACCGGTAAGATCGGGTACAGCACTTTTTTTATCACAACCATGACCTGGGAATCACTTGCCATGCATTTTAATGCCGGTTATGCACGGAATGAGAATAAGGCCGATGAACTGGAAAATATCTGGCATTTTTCACTTGCTGCAGAATATTCCATCATGGATTCCTTCAGGCTTGTGGTCAATTCGGGAGCTGAGCGGAATGCCGATCGTGGTGACGATACGCCTCCCGCTTTTGTTCTTGCCGGAATAATATGGTCCCCCGCTGAATGGATTGATCTCGACCTGGGGTATAAAGTCGGGATGACCGATCCTGAAACCGACCATTCGATCATGATGGGTGTTACAGCACGCTGGTGA
- the nagB gene encoding glucosamine-6-phosphate deaminase: MHKEKSHPEKESFRVDREAQPGRHYEKVPVHIFHNSSAASQAVAEEIASLIRSRRKENRPCVLGLATGSSPLTVYEELVRLHRHEGLSFRNVISFNLDEYYPMDPGAMQSYVRFMRENLFDLIDMDPANIHIPDGTIPYEQIQSYCSGYEAGIEECGGIDLQILGIGRTGHIGFNEPGSAIDSMTRLITLDHLTVADAAGDFYGEENVPSRAITMGIGSIMKSKRVILLAWGEAKTGIIRRAVEEEMSDFVPASFLQSHNNALFVLDNAAASELTRVKTPWLTGPCKFDNDRIVRKCVVWLCQKINKPILKLTARDYLDHGMYDLMEQKDNAYAVNIKVFNDLQHTITGWPGGKPQADDSSRPERSVPFPKKVLVFSPHPDDDVISMGGTLIRLVDQGHDVHVAYQTSGNIAVFDDDVIRYLDFVNDFHSAFNIDSRESMEFYEQTVRFLRSKNPAQEDSADVLKIKTLIREGEAKAACRFVGIPEKNIHFLNLPFYQTGTIRKNRPGDADADIVYSLLSRIQPHQIYAAGDLTDPHGTHRFCLQTILKALERSRGEAWMLQCYIWLYRGAWQEWDIEDVDMAVPLSPQELQKKRRAIFKHQSQKDRPLFPGVDSREFWQRAESRNRGTADLYNRLGMAEYEAIEVFKRYHVS; encoded by the coding sequence ATGCATAAAGAAAAAAGCCATCCCGAAAAAGAATCATTCCGCGTCGACAGGGAAGCACAGCCCGGCAGACACTATGAAAAAGTTCCTGTTCACATTTTTCATAATTCATCGGCGGCTTCACAGGCCGTGGCAGAGGAAATCGCCTCACTCATCCGGTCACGCCGGAAGGAGAACAGGCCCTGCGTCCTGGGACTCGCGACCGGTTCAAGCCCCCTCACGGTCTATGAAGAACTGGTGAGACTGCACCGCCACGAGGGACTGAGTTTCAGAAACGTTATATCCTTCAACCTCGATGAATACTACCCCATGGACCCCGGCGCCATGCAAAGCTATGTCCGGTTTATGCGGGAAAATCTTTTTGATCTCATCGATATGGACCCGGCGAACATCCATATCCCCGACGGGACTATTCCCTATGAACAGATACAGTCGTACTGCTCCGGATACGAGGCCGGGATAGAAGAATGCGGCGGCATAGACCTGCAGATACTGGGCATAGGGCGCACGGGCCACATCGGCTTCAATGAACCGGGTTCGGCCATAGATTCCATGACACGCCTCATAACCCTGGACCACCTCACCGTGGCCGATGCGGCCGGTGATTTTTACGGCGAGGAGAATGTTCCCTCCAGGGCCATTACCATGGGCATCGGCAGCATCATGAAGTCAAAGAGGGTCATCCTCCTGGCCTGGGGCGAGGCCAAGACCGGAATCATCCGCAGGGCCGTAGAAGAAGAAATGAGTGATTTTGTCCCGGCAAGCTTCCTGCAAAGTCACAACAACGCCCTTTTTGTACTGGATAACGCTGCAGCCTCAGAACTGACACGAGTAAAAACACCCTGGCTCACGGGGCCCTGCAAATTCGATAACGACCGCATCGTCCGTAAATGCGTTGTCTGGCTCTGTCAGAAAATAAACAAACCCATCCTGAAACTCACCGCCAGGGACTATCTCGACCATGGCATGTACGACCTCATGGAGCAGAAAGACAACGCCTACGCGGTCAATATCAAGGTCTTCAATGATCTCCAGCATACGATTACGGGCTGGCCCGGCGGGAAACCCCAGGCCGACGACAGCAGCCGGCCCGAACGCTCCGTCCCCTTTCCCAAAAAGGTCCTGGTTTTCAGCCCCCATCCCGATGATGATGTCATTTCCATGGGAGGAACACTCATCCGCCTCGTGGACCAGGGACACGACGTGCATGTGGCCTACCAGACCTCGGGCAACATAGCGGTATTCGACGATGACGTAATCCGATATCTTGACTTCGTCAACGACTTTCACTCGGCCTTCAATATAGACAGCCGGGAATCCATGGAGTTTTATGAACAAACAGTACGATTCCTCAGGAGCAAAAATCCGGCACAGGAGGATTCCGCCGATGTGCTGAAAATAAAAACCTTAATACGCGAAGGCGAGGCAAAGGCGGCATGCCGCTTTGTCGGCATTCCGGAAAAGAACATTCACTTTCTCAACCTCCCCTTCTATCAGACCGGCACTATCAGGAAAAACCGCCCCGGCGACGCCGACGCTGATATTGTGTATTCCCTGTTGAGCAGGATACAGCCTCACCAGATTTATGCCGCCGGCGATCTGACCGACCCCCATGGCACGCATCGGTTCTGCCTTCAGACGATCCTGAAAGCGCTCGAACGCAGCAGGGGTGAGGCCTGGATGCTGCAGTGTTATATATGGCTCTACCGGGGAGCCTGGCAGGAATGGGACATCGAAGACGTGGATATGGCCGTACCCCTGAGCCCCCAGGAGTTGCAGAAAAAACGCCGGGCCATTTTCAAACATCAGTCGCAGAAGGACCGGCCTCTTTTCCCCGGCGTGGACAGCAGGGAATTCTGGCAGCGCGCTGAATCACGAAACCGGGGCACCGCCGACCTGTACAACCGGCTGGGCATGGCTGAATACGAGGCCATAGAGGTATTCAAGCGGTATCATGTTTCATAG